One genomic window of Solanum stenotomum isolate F172 chromosome 9, ASM1918654v1, whole genome shotgun sequence includes the following:
- the LOC125878021 gene encoding uncharacterized protein LOC125878021, giving the protein METEDSLRDQLRQLKESGACYVQLRRSDQGLLSWRCLPCIETFTNVTDFEHHLNSDVHINLQNFACNTLLKANRWPFYDSLIFGLGISNDLEVKNVLCYGDMGDMKLDFIGNSLIFRKFSGDESGIHKMWAEWRDKSYPTMQDVPLHDLSLINFKCNLTLGMPASTFKELQQISLYDLYHRSCKLCDCPIPPGCDVSTILNNGSSMLSCSYHNTKGMYHLFHTSCLLNWMLMMEELSQGGPIIQQRRKQKISPKHLAKFQDYHFCPECCCTDDDENFVLWVFRLRDLIVEGRMKWRTCYEHLENSSIGLSFRSVGDQSPAPAQGNAPVKLLRIYQGHA; this is encoded by the exons ATGGAAACAGAGGATTCTCTTAGGGATCAACTGCGTCAGCTTAAGGAGTCTGGAGCTTGTTATGTCCAATTGAGGAGAAGTGATCAAGGATTGCTATCCTGGAGGTGCCTGCCCTGCATTGAAACTTTTACAAATGTTACCGATTTCGAACACCATTTGAATTCTGATGTTCATATAAATCTTCAAAATTTTGCTtgtaatacccttctaaaagcAAACAGATGGCCATTTTATGATAGCTTGATATTTGGGTTAGGAATTTCTAATGACCTTGAGGTTAAGAATGTGTTGTGCTATGGAGATATGGGAGATATGAAGCTGGATTTCATTGGTAATTCTCTAATTTTTCGGAAGTTCAGTGGAGATGAAAGTGGTATTCATAAGATGTGGGCTGAATGGAGGGATAAATCTTATCCAACTATGCAGGATGTTCCCCTGCATGACCTTTCACTTATTAATTTCAAATGTAATTTGACTCTGGGAATGCCAGCGTCAACTTTTAAGGAACTGCAACAGATATCTCTATATGATCTGTATCATCGGAGTTGTAAGTTGTGTGATTGTCCTATTCCTCCAGGTTGTGATGTTTCTACCATCCTCAACAATGGATCATCTATGTTATCTTGTAGTTATCATAATACTAAAGGg aTGTATCACCTTTTTCATACTTCCTGTCTTCTTAATTGGATGTTGATGATGGAGGAGTTGTCTCAAGGTGGACCAATAATTCAACAACGACGAAAACAAAAAATCAGCCCTAAACATCTAGCCAAGTTTCAGGACTATCATTTTTGTCCCGAGTGTTGCTGCACGGATGACGATGAGAACTTTGTTCTATGG GTTTTCCGTCTCAGAGATTTAATTGTTGAAGGTCGCATGAAGTGGAGGACTTGTTATGAGCATCTGGAGAATAGCTCTATTGGACTGAGTTTCCGTTCTGTTGGCGATCAATCACCTGCTCCAGCACAGGGGAATGCTCCAGTGAAACTATTGAGGATTTATCAAGGTCATGCATAA
- the LOC125878022 gene encoding syntaxin-31: MASSGAWTYRDRTSEFASLSKTLKKIAANTGSDHESQQNFASSTTKLLPTPDRSEFNKKASRIGLTIHQTIQKIDRLAKLAKRSSIFDDPSKEIQELTTFIKNDITSLNVGVSDLQALQDMDVADGTHSKDTIVHCTAICDDLKTRLMAATKSFQEALTIRTKNMKAHEDRKQIFSTNLSRENPLKQPPKTLAEPPPWSIPTSGSGGNDVQGSNQLRRRLASDNPPSNEMEMSMLQDQVAPRQESYSQSRATALQNVESTISELGGIFTHLATMVAQQGELAIRIDDNIDESLTNVEGAQGALLKYLNRISSNRSLMIKIFLVVILFLCVFIFFLA, encoded by the coding sequence ATGGCGTCTTCTGGAGCTTGGACGTATCGAGATCGAACTTCCGAGTTCGCGTCTTTGTCCAAAACATTGAAGAAGATCGCAGCAAATACCGGATCAGATCATGAATCACAACAGAATTTTGCTTCTTCTACCACAAAACTACTACCAACTCCAGATCGATCTGAATTTAACAAGAAGGCTTCGAGAATCGGGTTGACGATCCATCAAACCATTCAGAAAATCGATAGGCTTGCTAAATTGGCAAAACGATCTTCCATTTTTGACGATCCAAGCAAGGAAATTCAGGAATTGACAACTTTCATAAAGAATGATATCACATCACTCAATGTCGGTGTTTCTGATTTACAAGCCCTTCAAGACATGGATGTAGCTGATGGAACTCATTCGAAAGATACAATTGTTCATTGTACTGCGATTTGTGATGATCTGAAGACGAGACTTATGGCAGCTACAAAATCATTCCAGGAGGCACTTACTATAAGGACAAAGAACATGAAAGCTCACGAAGATCgaaaacaaatattttctaCAAATCTCTCTAGAGAAAATCCTTTGAAACAACCTCCAAAAACCTTAGCAGAGCCACCTCCATGGTCAATTCCTACATCAGGAAGTGGTGGAAATGATGTTCAGGGCAGCAACCAATTAAGACGGAGATTGGCTTCAGATAATCCTCCGTCTAACGAAATGGAGATGTCCATGTTACAAGATCAGGTGGCTCCGAGACAAGAAAGTTACTCTCAGAGTAGGGCAACTGCTCTTCAAAATGTTGAATCGACTATTTCAGAATTGGGCGGAATATTCACACATCTAGCTACGATGGTTGCACAACAAGGTGAGCTTGCTATAAGAATTGACGATAACATAGATGAGTCATTAACAAATGTTGAAGGTGCACAAGGTGCTTTGTTGAAGTACTTAAATCGAATATCATCAAACAGGTCTCTCATGATCAAAATTTTTCTTGTTGTTATACTTTTTCTctgtgtatttatattttttcttgcgTGA